In Stomoxys calcitrans chromosome 2, idStoCalc2.1, whole genome shotgun sequence, the following proteins share a genomic window:
- the LOC106088984 gene encoding uncharacterized protein LOC106088984 yields the protein MSKFKSVLAIALLLVIHFMNFADFLKIKFIKVECEEFDKSFASFKKCYLKALARDVIALHLHVQLHELPINNITTNAQLFQKGNGYRPFLYNTTMNLCEFFKHPKRFMFWKIIYDNFKPYSNVNHTCPYDHDIIIDNITLNAEMMRLVPFPENDYMIQLQFAAYNVYRAKVKVYARIF from the exons ATGTCCAAGTTTAAGTCGGTTCTGGCGATTGCATTGCTTCTTGTGATTCATTTCAtgaattttgctgattttttaaaaattaaattcatcaAAGTTGAATGTGAAGAGTTTGATAAATCGTTTGCAAGTTTCAAGAAATGCTATTTAAAAGCTCTGGCCAGAGATGTCATCGCCTTGCATCTCCATGTACAACTTCATGAATTACCCATCAATAATATAACG ACCAACGCTCAGTTATTTCAAAAAGGCAATGGCTATCGTCCCTTTCTGTACAACACCACCATGAACTTGTGTGAATTTTTCAAGCATCCCAAACGTTTTATGTTTTGGAAAATTATTTATGACAACTTTAAGCCCTACTCCAATGTAAATCATACTTGTCCTTATGAT cATGATATTATCATCGATAACATAACCCTGAATGCGGAGATGATGCGCTTGGTTCCATTTCCTGAAAATGATTATATGATACAATTGCAATTTGCTGCCTATAATGTTTATCGGGCAAAAGTTAAAGTCTATGCCAGGATTTTCTAA
- the LOC131994705 gene encoding uncharacterized protein LOC131994705, which yields MFNFYLVLAAALLLVIQFIDLAEFIKIKFTKLECEEFDKPFASFSKCYLKARARDIISMHIHVQLHQVPINNITINAQLFQKGNGYRPFLYNNTMDLCEFFKHPKRFMFWKIIYDIVKPYSNANHSCPYDHDIIIENFILIAEMLTLIPFPENDYMIQLQFAAYDVYRAKVKIYLRIF from the exons ATGTTTAACTTTTACTTGGTTCTGGCAGCAGCATTGCTTTTGGTGATTCAATTTATAGATCTGGccgaatttattaaaataaaattcaccAAATTAGAATGTGAAGAGTTTGATAAACCTTTTGCAAGTTTTAGCAAATGCTACTTAAAGGCCCGCGCTCGTGATATTATCTCTATGCATATTCATGTGCAACTTCATCAAGTTCCCATTAATAATATAACG ATCAACGCCCAATTATTTCAAAAGGGTAATGGCTACCGCCCCTTTTTGTACAACAATACAATGGACTTGTGTGAATTTTTCAAACACCCCAAACGTTTTATGTTTTGGAAGATTATTTATGACATCGTTAAGCCCTATTCCAATGCAAATCATAGCTGCCCTTATGAT cATGATATCATCATCGAGAATTTTATACTGATTGCAGAGATGTTGACCTTAATTCCATTTCCCGAAAACGATTATATGATACAATTGCAATTTGCTGCCTATGATGTCTATAGGGCTAAAGTTAAAATCTATCTAAGGATTTTTTAG